In Tsuneonella dongtanensis, a single window of DNA contains:
- a CDS encoding right-handed parallel beta-helix repeat-containing protein, whose protein sequence is MDSLARPPLARPSLKLVLALAVLAVAAIPAAAVLAQGGPALPFTVIETGRAYGSLQQAVDAIGSARGTIAIAPGSYRQCAVQKGGEITFLAAEPGNAVFDRTTCEGKAALVLRGRSARISGLVFRGMAVPDGNGAGIRLEQGDLTVAQSWFLDSQQGILTANDSAGTIVIDKSTFSGLGTCENSAGCAHSIYIGDYGRLRVTRSRFERGTGGHYVKARSRTVEIASSSFDDSAGRGTNYMIDLPAGSTGQITNNWFVQGQDKENYSAFIAVGAEDRLHPSDGLKIAGNDARFAPGVRRSSAFVADWSGEALAVGPNALGTGLEPFEKR, encoded by the coding sequence ATGGACAGCCTCGCCCGCCCTCCGCTCGCCCGCCCGTCGCTCAAGCTCGTGCTGGCGCTCGCCGTGCTGGCGGTGGCGGCGATCCCGGCGGCCGCGGTGCTGGCCCAAGGCGGACCTGCGCTTCCCTTTACCGTGATCGAGACCGGGCGTGCCTATGGCAGCCTCCAGCAGGCCGTCGATGCGATCGGCAGCGCGCGCGGCACCATCGCGATCGCCCCCGGATCGTATCGCCAGTGCGCGGTGCAGAAGGGCGGCGAGATCACCTTCCTCGCCGCCGAGCCCGGCAATGCCGTGTTCGATCGCACGACCTGCGAAGGCAAGGCCGCGCTGGTCCTGCGCGGTCGCAGCGCGCGCATCTCGGGCCTCGTCTTCCGCGGCATGGCGGTGCCCGATGGCAATGGCGCGGGCATTCGGCTCGAGCAGGGCGACCTCACTGTCGCGCAGAGCTGGTTCCTCGACAGCCAGCAGGGCATCCTCACGGCCAACGATTCCGCGGGCACGATCGTGATCGACAAGAGCACGTTCTCGGGCCTCGGCACCTGCGAGAATTCGGCCGGCTGTGCGCATTCGATATACATCGGCGACTATGGACGTCTGCGCGTGACCCGCAGCCGCTTCGAGCGCGGGACCGGGGGGCACTACGTCAAGGCGCGCAGCCGCACAGTCGAGATTGCCAGCTCCAGCTTCGACGATTCGGCCGGGCGGGGTACCAACTACATGATCGACCTGCCCGCGGGCTCGACCGGCCAGATCACCAACAACTGGTTCGTCCAAGGGCAGGACAAGGAGAATTACTCCGCCTTCATCGCCGTCGGCGCGGAGGATCGCCTGCATCCTTCGGACGGTTTGAAGATCGCCGGCAACGATGCCCGCTTCGCACCGGGCGTGCGCCGGTCCAGCGCCTTCGTCGCCGACTGGTCGGGCGAAGCCCTCGCGGTCGGACCCAATGCCCTCGGCACGGGGCTGGAGCCTTTCGAGAAGCGCTGA
- a CDS encoding alpha/beta hydrolase yields the protein MKKTIMAAALAATFAVGANAQEPLTAPGPAGDLAGTLIRPAEGGAVVIIIPGSGPTDRDGNNPGGITASSYRLLAEALHARGIGSLRIDKRGMFGSKAAIADPNAVTYADYAQDVARWVEAARRASGNDCVWVAGHSEGGSIALLAAQSPQGICGVILLAAPANRFSTILRKQLSANPANAPILPDALTAIDSFEKGERVDVANFHPALQAMFAPAVQGFLIDAMRYDPADLAAKLAVPLLVIQGEADIQVPRENGDALAKAQPDARYVVLPAMNHVLKAVPAGDMQANLAAYADPSRPVMPEIVDAIAGFVTAPHAQATKE from the coding sequence ATGAAGAAGACCATCATGGCCGCCGCGCTCGCCGCCACGTTTGCCGTCGGCGCCAACGCGCAAGAGCCGCTGACCGCGCCCGGACCCGCAGGCGACCTTGCCGGCACCCTGATCCGTCCGGCCGAAGGGGGTGCGGTGGTGATCATCATCCCAGGATCCGGCCCGACCGACCGCGATGGCAATAATCCCGGCGGTATCACCGCTTCGTCCTATCGCCTCCTGGCGGAGGCTCTTCACGCGCGCGGCATCGGCAGCCTGCGGATCGACAAGCGCGGCATGTTCGGGAGCAAGGCGGCGATCGCCGACCCCAACGCGGTGACCTATGCGGACTACGCGCAGGATGTCGCCCGATGGGTCGAGGCGGCGCGCCGGGCGAGCGGCAATGACTGTGTATGGGTGGCGGGTCACAGCGAAGGCGGTTCGATCGCCTTGCTCGCCGCCCAGTCCCCGCAAGGCATCTGCGGGGTGATTCTCCTTGCAGCGCCGGCGAACAGATTCTCCACGATCCTGCGCAAACAACTCTCCGCGAATCCGGCGAACGCCCCGATCCTGCCGGATGCGCTGACCGCGATCGACAGCTTCGAGAAGGGCGAGCGCGTGGATGTCGCGAATTTCCACCCCGCTCTTCAGGCGATGTTCGCGCCAGCCGTGCAGGGCTTCTTGATCGATGCGATGCGCTACGATCCCGCGGATCTTGCGGCAAAGCTCGCCGTTCCGCTTCTCGTGATCCAGGGAGAGGCCGACATCCAGGTTCCGCGCGAGAACGGCGATGCGCTTGCCAAGGCACAGCCCGACGCCCGTTACGTCGTCCTGCCGGCGATGAACCATGTCCTGAAAGCGGTACCGGCGGGTGACATGCAGGCAAACCTTGCCGCCTATGCCGACCCTTCCAGGCCAGTGATGCCGGAGATCGTCGATGCGATCGCCGGGTTCGTCACCGCTCCCCATGCGCAAGCGACAAAGGAGTAG
- a CDS encoding SPFH domain-containing protein has translation MSVELKGMNRSQERPASAFNGYVMLIVLLAAIAFGVWMVTGGFPPDGATKAMKLAFVGQIVISFLAALLVACGFYMIQPNQAAVITLFGAYKGTDRTEGLRWVWPWMMRKKISARAHNVHSDRVKINDLKGNPIDIACNVVWRVQDTAQAAFDVDDYKQFVEIQIEAGLRTVGARHPYDDLEEEEVTLRGSPDVVNGELQAELNERLHVAGIVVDEAGLTHLAYAAEIAGAMLRRQQAEAVIAARAKLVMGAVSMVEMALAKLSADGIVDLDDERKATMVSNLMVVLCGEREAQPVVNAGTLYQ, from the coding sequence ATGTCGGTCGAACTGAAGGGGATGAACCGGAGCCAGGAACGGCCCGCGTCGGCGTTCAACGGCTATGTCATGCTGATCGTCCTGCTCGCCGCGATCGCGTTCGGCGTGTGGATGGTCACCGGCGGTTTCCCGCCCGATGGCGCCACGAAGGCGATGAAGCTGGCCTTCGTCGGGCAGATCGTGATCTCGTTCCTTGCCGCGCTTCTCGTCGCGTGCGGGTTCTACATGATCCAGCCGAACCAGGCCGCGGTGATCACGCTGTTCGGCGCGTACAAGGGCACCGACCGCACCGAGGGGCTGCGCTGGGTGTGGCCGTGGATGATGCGCAAGAAGATCTCGGCGCGCGCGCACAACGTCCATTCGGACCGGGTCAAGATCAACGATCTCAAGGGCAACCCGATCGACATCGCGTGCAATGTCGTCTGGCGCGTCCAGGACACCGCACAAGCCGCGTTCGACGTCGACGACTACAAGCAGTTCGTCGAGATTCAGATCGAGGCGGGCCTGCGTACGGTCGGTGCGCGGCACCCCTACGACGACCTCGAGGAAGAGGAAGTGACGCTGCGCGGCAGCCCGGACGTAGTGAACGGAGAGCTTCAGGCGGAGCTCAACGAGCGGCTCCACGTGGCGGGGATCGTGGTCGACGAGGCGGGCCTCACCCATCTCGCCTACGCCGCCGAAATCGCCGGCGCGATGCTTCGCCGCCAGCAGGCCGAAGCGGTTATCGCCGCCCGCGCCAAGCTGGTCATGGGCGCGGTAAGCATGGTCGAGATGGCGCTCGCGAAGCTGTCGGCCGACGGGATCGTGGATCTCGATGACGAGCGCAAGGCGACCATGGTATCCAACCTGATGGTGGTGCTGTGCGGCGAGCGCGAGGCGCAGCCGGTGGTCAACGCCGGAACGCTCTACCAGTAG
- a CDS encoding DUF465 domain-containing protein, whose product MSDRLYSLMERHQKLDRLIAAVQRRKSGDAFELLRLKKLKLAIKDRIAALMRKRPSRA is encoded by the coding sequence ATGTCCGACCGGCTCTACAGCCTCATGGAACGCCACCAGAAGCTCGACCGACTGATCGCCGCCGTCCAGCGGCGCAAGTCCGGCGACGCGTTCGAGCTGCTTCGTCTCAAGAAGCTCAAGCTCGCGATCAAGGATCGAATCGCTGCGCTGATGCGCAAGCGGCCTTCGCGCGCCTGA
- a CDS encoding TerC family protein, which translates to MEFLVADWLGTPAWFWLAFLGIVVALTAFDLGVLHKEDREMGIGESLKLSAFYIGIALAFGAWIWLERGADLGMKYYTGFFIEKALSIDNVFVISLIFTYFAIPPKYQYRALLWGIIAVIVLRGLMIAGGAALVAEAYWVLYIFAAFLVFTGIKMFFAGDHEPDIAKNPVVRWISNHMRVTPQLHDQHFFVKVPDEKTGRLVTAATPLFLALVVINLADLVFAVDSVPAIFAITTDTFIVYTSNIMAILGLRALYFALSAMIHRFYYLKYALAAVLVFIGSKIFVSDFLLGGDKFPPVLSLGVTAALIAGGVFYSLWKTRHGEDAAPQLPHDAIRP; encoded by the coding sequence ATGGAATTTCTCGTCGCCGACTGGCTGGGCACGCCTGCCTGGTTCTGGCTTGCCTTCCTTGGCATCGTCGTCGCGCTGACCGCGTTCGACCTCGGCGTCCTCCACAAGGAAGACCGCGAGATGGGCATCGGCGAAAGCCTGAAGCTCAGCGCGTTCTACATCGGCATCGCACTCGCGTTCGGCGCGTGGATCTGGCTCGAGCGCGGCGCCGACCTCGGCATGAAGTACTACACGGGCTTCTTCATCGAAAAGGCGCTGTCGATCGACAACGTCTTCGTGATCAGCCTGATATTCACCTATTTCGCGATCCCGCCGAAGTACCAGTACCGCGCGCTCCTCTGGGGCATCATCGCGGTGATCGTGCTCCGCGGCCTGATGATCGCGGGGGGCGCGGCGCTGGTCGCCGAAGCCTACTGGGTGCTCTACATCTTCGCCGCGTTCCTCGTGTTCACCGGCATCAAGATGTTCTTCGCCGGCGACCATGAGCCCGACATCGCGAAGAACCCGGTGGTCCGCTGGATATCGAATCACATGCGGGTGACCCCGCAGCTCCACGACCAGCACTTCTTCGTGAAGGTACCCGACGAGAAAACGGGTCGGCTGGTGACCGCGGCGACGCCGCTGTTCCTGGCGCTGGTCGTCATCAACCTCGCCGACCTCGTCTTCGCGGTCGACAGCGTGCCGGCAATCTTCGCGATCACCACCGACACTTTCATCGTCTACACCAGCAACATCATGGCCATTCTGGGCCTCAGGGCGCTCTACTTCGCGCTCTCGGCGATGATCCACCGGTTCTACTATCTTAAGTACGCGCTCGCCGCGGTGCTAGTGTTCATCGGCAGCAAGATCTTCGTCTCCGACTTCCTGCTCGGCGGCGACAAGTTCCCGCCGGTGCTGAGCCTGGGCGTCACCGCCGCGCTGATCGCGGGCGGCGTATTCTACTCACTGTGGAAGACCCGTCACGGCGAGGACGCCGCACCCCAACTCCCGCACGACGCGATCCGACCCTGA
- a CDS encoding phosphoribosyl-AMP cyclohydrolase, whose product MKPTYLLAPLAAGLALAAAPVQAKHHEGGHAAHVAPYAPITVAEVEAAQTAWCNALVAISTEADTKGLAAAKTLAGQVIDSAYGYAMGPVLFKPTLTVTPQTFRTTRDGALSYFVGDDKTYPGDSGFALKNWRSCKSENAGILVTGNSAKSMGNVSMWDDKGNMTKVDKTWGYVRDGMGKLRIVLHHSSLPYMAK is encoded by the coding sequence ATGAAGCCGACCTACCTGCTTGCTCCGCTCGCTGCCGGCCTCGCGCTGGCCGCCGCCCCGGTCCAGGCGAAACACCACGAAGGCGGTCACGCCGCCCACGTCGCGCCCTATGCGCCGATCACCGTCGCCGAAGTCGAGGCGGCACAGACCGCGTGGTGCAACGCACTGGTGGCCATATCCACCGAAGCCGACACCAAGGGCCTGGCTGCTGCCAAGACGCTTGCCGGACAGGTCATCGACAGCGCCTACGGCTATGCAATGGGCCCGGTGCTGTTCAAGCCGACCCTGACGGTCACACCGCAGACCTTCCGCACCACCCGCGACGGCGCGCTGTCGTACTTCGTCGGCGACGACAAGACCTATCCGGGCGACAGCGGCTTCGCGCTCAAGAACTGGCGCAGCTGCAAGAGCGAGAACGCAGGCATCCTCGTGACCGGCAACAGCGCGAAGTCGATGGGCAACGTCTCGATGTGGGATGACAAGGGCAACATGACCAAGGTCGACAAGACCTGGGGCTATGTGCGCGACGGGATGGGCAAGCTGCGCATCGTCCTGCACCACTCGTCGCTGCCCTACATGGCGAAATAG
- the recQ gene encoding DNA helicase RecQ, with protein sequence MDAVATTPPMDQARARLREVFGFDDFRGVQPQVVARVLAGQSTLAVMPTGAGKSLTYQLPATMLDGTCVVVSPLIALMHDQLRSARANGIAAATLTSADADWRETIEAFRAGELDLLYVAPERASQQGFRELLGQARIALFAIDEAHCVSEWGHDFRPDYRLLRPLMDAFPDVPRLALTATADAHTRADILAQLGIPDDGLIVAGFDRPNIRYAIRHRDNPVRQIADLMRAEQGPGIVYAPTRAKVEALAEKLAAASGRPVLPYHAGLDPAVRAGNQAAFVESEDMVIVATIAFGMGIDKPDVRFVAHAGVPKSIEAYYQETGRAGRDGDPAQAVMLWGADDFARARQRLSEVPEDRRTGERIRLDALAGLVETPGCRRAVLLRHFGEEPPDQCGNCDNCLEAPGVTDATELAQKLLSAAYRTGQSFGFGHLQKVLTGVEDDRVVQRGHDRLSVFGIVAADEARLLQPLARALQARGALVATEHGGLQLGGEAKAILKGERRFEIVVPPPRERSRRRGGGGEANPVGDPLFEALREARRAIAREAGVPPYVVFHDATLREMAGLKPQSLSQLGEIAGVGARKLDAYGEAFLKVIRQH encoded by the coding sequence ATGGACGCGGTCGCCACCACACCCCCGATGGACCAGGCCCGTGCGCGCCTTCGCGAAGTGTTCGGCTTCGACGACTTTCGCGGGGTCCAGCCGCAGGTCGTCGCCCGTGTTCTGGCCGGGCAGTCGACGCTGGCGGTCATGCCGACGGGCGCGGGCAAGTCGCTGACCTACCAGCTCCCCGCGACGATGCTCGATGGCACCTGCGTCGTCGTCAGCCCGCTGATCGCGCTGATGCACGACCAGCTTCGCAGCGCGCGGGCCAACGGGATCGCCGCCGCCACGCTGACCAGCGCGGACGCCGACTGGCGCGAGACGATCGAGGCGTTCCGCGCCGGCGAGCTCGACCTGCTCTACGTCGCGCCCGAGCGGGCCAGCCAGCAGGGGTTTCGCGAACTGCTCGGGCAAGCGCGGATCGCGCTCTTCGCGATCGACGAGGCGCACTGCGTCAGCGAGTGGGGGCACGACTTCCGCCCCGATTATCGCCTGCTGCGCCCGCTGATGGACGCATTTCCGGACGTGCCCCGCCTCGCCCTTACCGCGACGGCGGACGCCCATACCCGGGCCGACATCCTCGCGCAGCTGGGCATTCCGGACGACGGTTTGATCGTGGCGGGGTTCGACCGGCCGAACATTCGCTACGCGATCCGCCATCGCGACAATCCCGTGCGGCAGATCGCCGACCTGATGCGCGCCGAGCAGGGGCCGGGGATCGTCTACGCACCCACGCGGGCGAAGGTCGAGGCGCTCGCCGAAAAGCTGGCCGCGGCCAGCGGCCGCCCCGTCCTGCCCTATCATGCCGGGCTCGACCCGGCGGTCCGCGCGGGGAACCAGGCGGCCTTCGTCGAAAGCGAGGACATGGTGATCGTCGCGACGATCGCCTTCGGCATGGGCATCGACAAGCCCGACGTGCGGTTCGTGGCCCACGCGGGAGTGCCGAAGTCGATCGAGGCGTACTACCAGGAGACCGGCCGCGCGGGTCGCGACGGCGATCCGGCGCAGGCGGTCATGCTGTGGGGCGCCGACGATTTCGCCCGGGCACGCCAGCGATTGTCCGAAGTGCCCGAAGACCGGCGGACGGGCGAACGCATCCGGCTCGATGCCCTCGCCGGGCTCGTCGAGACGCCGGGTTGCCGCCGCGCGGTCCTGCTGCGGCACTTCGGCGAGGAGCCGCCCGACCAGTGCGGCAACTGCGACAACTGCCTCGAGGCGCCCGGCGTGACCGACGCGACCGAGCTGGCGCAGAAGCTGCTCAGCGCGGCCTATCGCACCGGGCAGAGTTTCGGTTTCGGGCACCTGCAGAAGGTGCTGACTGGGGTCGAGGACGACCGCGTGGTCCAGCGCGGGCACGACCGGCTGAGCGTGTTCGGGATCGTCGCGGCGGACGAGGCGCGGCTGCTCCAGCCGCTCGCCCGCGCGCTCCAGGCTCGCGGTGCGCTGGTCGCGACCGAGCACGGCGGGCTGCAGCTGGGCGGGGAGGCCAAGGCCATCCTCAAGGGCGAGCGTCGGTTCGAGATCGTGGTGCCTCCGCCGCGCGAACGGTCGCGGCGACGGGGAGGCGGTGGAGAGGCGAATCCGGTCGGCGATCCGCTGTTCGAGGCGCTGCGCGAGGCGCGGCGGGCCATCGCGCGCGAGGCGGGCGTGCCGCCCTACGTGGTGTTCCACGATGCCACCTTGCGCGAAATGGCCGGGCTCAAACCGCAGTCGCTATCGCAGCTCGGCGAAATCGCGGGCGTGGGGGCGAGGAAGCTTGACGCCTATGGCGAGGCGTTCCTGAAAGTGATCCGGCAGCACTGA
- a CDS encoding acyl-CoA dehydrogenase family protein, with protein MDPELFEQFIDQLERYVRERLIPAEREVIANDRIPDAIVQEMRDMGLFGLTVPEEYGGAGLSTSQYARVVRTMAYAAPAFRSIFSINVGMFNSAIKNGGTAEQKAEWWPRIAAGEIACFGLTEPGSGSDSAAMATTAKPDPSGNGWILNGTKRYITNAPHASVGLIMARTEKDNLPKNAHVSAFIVPMDTPGVTVGSPDHKMGQSGSHIADVILEDVHVSGEALLGGETGKGFVFAMKSLDNGRISVGAASTGYARRALDSALRYATERKAFGEPIANFQLIQQMLAESETEIYAAECMMADVTARADAGENILRKAAAFKVFASEMCGRVVDRVVQIYGGAGYLAEYDAERFFRDARIYRIYEGTTQILQLQIAKHMLRDFAAQA; from the coding sequence ATGGACCCGGAGCTGTTCGAACAGTTCATCGACCAGCTCGAACGCTATGTCCGCGAACGGCTCATCCCGGCCGAGCGCGAAGTCATCGCCAACGATCGCATTCCCGACGCGATCGTCCAGGAAATGCGCGACATGGGCCTGTTCGGACTGACCGTTCCCGAGGAGTACGGCGGCGCGGGCCTCAGCACCTCGCAGTACGCGCGGGTCGTCAGGACGATGGCCTACGCCGCGCCGGCGTTTCGCAGCATCTTCTCGATCAACGTGGGCATGTTCAACAGCGCGATCAAGAACGGCGGCACCGCCGAGCAGAAGGCCGAGTGGTGGCCGCGGATCGCCGCGGGCGAGATCGCCTGCTTCGGGCTGACCGAACCCGGATCGGGGTCCGACAGCGCCGCGATGGCGACCACCGCCAAGCCCGACCCTTCGGGCAACGGCTGGATCCTCAATGGTACGAAGCGCTACATCACCAACGCGCCCCACGCCTCGGTCGGCCTGATCATGGCCCGCACCGAAAAGGACAACCTGCCCAAGAACGCGCACGTGTCCGCCTTCATCGTGCCGATGGACACGCCAGGCGTCACGGTCGGCAGCCCGGACCACAAGATGGGCCAATCGGGCAGCCACATCGCCGACGTGATCCTGGAAGACGTCCACGTGTCGGGCGAAGCGCTGCTCGGCGGCGAGACCGGCAAGGGCTTCGTCTTCGCGATGAAGAGCCTCGACAACGGGCGCATTTCGGTCGGCGCGGCGTCGACGGGCTACGCCCGCCGCGCACTCGATTCCGCGCTCCGCTATGCCACCGAGCGAAAGGCGTTCGGCGAGCCCATCGCCAACTTCCAGCTCATCCAGCAGATGCTCGCCGAGAGCGAGACCGAGATCTACGCCGCCGAGTGCATGATGGCCGACGTCACAGCGCGCGCCGACGCAGGCGAGAACATCCTGCGCAAGGCCGCCGCGTTCAAGGTCTTCGCATCCGAGATGTGCGGCCGCGTGGTCGATCGCGTGGTCCAGATCTACGGCGGCGCGGGCTACCTGGCCGAATACGATGCCGAACGCTTCTTCCGCGACGCGCGCATCTATCGCATCTACGAAGGCACCACGCAGATCCTCCAGCTGCAGATCGCCAAGCACATGCTGCGCGATTTCGCCGCGCAAGCGTAG
- a CDS encoding CoA transferase — protein sequence MYRLLSDLSIVEVSSFVASPTAGLYCAQMGAEVIRIDQIGGGLDYDRYMQTTEGRSLAWENLNRAKKSVALDLRSGEGRELAVELARTTGQLITNLPEKSFLSHAAVSEGRPDMISVRIMGWHDGRQAMDFTVNAASGYPLMTGPEEWDPATAPPVNQVLPAWDFICGAYCAFSLLAALHHRAATGEGSEVRVPLGDVMIGTVANSGALAEMLYRGADRPRLGNAIWGALGRDFTSRDGVRFMVAVLTPNQWNAMVAALDIAAPVAVLEAETGVRFARSDHNRFVHRDALFAVVQEAAGALDYEEIAARLGKAGATFERYRTMHEAARDPVLVADNPLFGPSPANPSGFAYPAPRSLAHLGGVAPADPEPAPYLGQHSEDVLAERLGLSSGQIGDLIDRGVVARSDQNQPRKQS from the coding sequence ATGTACCGCCTCCTCTCCGACCTCTCGATCGTCGAAGTCTCGAGCTTCGTCGCCTCGCCCACCGCGGGCCTCTATTGCGCGCAGATGGGGGCAGAGGTCATCCGGATCGACCAGATCGGCGGGGGGCTCGACTACGATCGCTACATGCAAACCACCGAGGGTCGCAGCCTCGCGTGGGAGAACCTCAACCGCGCCAAGAAGTCGGTCGCGCTCGACTTGCGCTCGGGCGAAGGGCGCGAGCTTGCGGTCGAACTGGCGCGCACGACCGGCCAGCTCATCACCAATCTGCCCGAAAAGAGCTTTCTCAGCCATGCCGCGGTCAGCGAAGGCCGGCCCGACATGATCAGCGTGCGGATCATGGGCTGGCACGACGGACGGCAGGCGATGGACTTCACGGTCAACGCCGCCAGCGGCTATCCGTTGATGACCGGGCCGGAGGAATGGGATCCGGCGACTGCCCCGCCGGTCAACCAGGTCCTGCCCGCGTGGGACTTCATTTGCGGTGCCTATTGCGCATTCTCGCTGCTGGCTGCGCTCCACCACCGCGCGGCGACCGGCGAGGGCAGCGAAGTCCGCGTGCCGCTCGGCGACGTGATGATCGGCACCGTCGCGAACTCGGGCGCGCTGGCCGAAATGCTCTATCGCGGCGCCGACCGCCCGCGGCTCGGCAACGCGATCTGGGGCGCGCTTGGCCGCGACTTCACGAGCCGCGACGGGGTCCGCTTCATGGTCGCCGTCCTGACGCCCAACCAGTGGAACGCGATGGTCGCGGCGCTCGACATCGCCGCGCCGGTCGCCGTGCTCGAAGCCGAAACGGGCGTCCGGTTCGCCCGGTCCGACCACAACCGCTTCGTCCACCGCGATGCCCTGTTTGCTGTGGTTCAGGAGGCAGCCGGCGCGCTCGATTACGAAGAGATCGCGGCGCGGCTGGGCAAGGCGGGCGCGACGTTCGAACGATATCGCACCATGCACGAGGCGGCCCGCGATCCGGTGCTGGTGGCCGACAACCCGCTGTTCGGCCCCTCGCCCGCCAACCCGAGCGGATTCGCCTATCCCGCGCCGCGCTCGCTGGCGCATCTCGGCGGGGTCGCACCGGCCGATCCGGAGCCCGCGCCCTACCTCGGCCAGCACAGCGAGGACGTGCTCGCCGAGCGACTGGGCCTGTCCTCCGGCCAGATCGGCGACCTGATCGACCGGGGGGTCGTGGCCCGAAGCGACCAGAACCAACCGAGGAAACAGTCATGA
- a CDS encoding acetyl-CoA C-acetyltransferase, translating into MSKRRAAIVSPLRTPVGRFLGTLSPLGAGELGAVILKALIERTGIDPSRVDDVVFSQGYGNAEAPAIGHWSWLAAGLPLEVPGYQLDRRCGSGLQAVVNAAMMIESGHADVVVAGGCESMSNVEHYTTALRGGVKAGNVELWDRLTRGRLMSQPIERFGVISGMIETAENLAKDYSITREEADAFAVRSHQNAAAAWDAGKFDDQLVTVEVPQRKGDPLVFAKDEGFRADASMESLGKLRALEGGVVTAGNASQQNDAAAACLVVAEDKLEELGLEPMLWFSGYAAAGCDPSRMGIGPVPAVERLFARTGMGWDEIGLIELNEAFAPQVLAVLKGWGWSEDDSRRDILNVNGSGISLGHPIGATGGRILADMAHEMKRREVRYGLETMCIGGGQGIAAVFERAA; encoded by the coding sequence ATGAGCAAGCGCCGCGCCGCCATCGTCAGCCCCCTGCGCACGCCGGTGGGCAGGTTCCTTGGCACCCTGTCGCCGCTGGGCGCGGGAGAGCTGGGTGCGGTGATCCTCAAGGCTCTGATCGAGCGGACCGGGATCGACCCTTCGCGCGTCGACGACGTCGTCTTCAGCCAGGGGTACGGAAACGCCGAGGCGCCCGCGATCGGGCACTGGAGCTGGCTTGCCGCCGGGCTCCCGCTCGAGGTGCCGGGATACCAGCTCGACCGGCGCTGCGGCTCGGGGCTGCAGGCGGTGGTCAACGCGGCGATGATGATCGAGAGCGGCCACGCCGATGTCGTGGTGGCGGGCGGGTGCGAGAGCATGTCGAACGTCGAGCACTACACCACCGCGCTGCGCGGCGGGGTCAAGGCGGGGAACGTCGAGCTGTGGGACCGCCTCACCCGCGGTCGCCTGATGAGCCAGCCGATCGAGCGCTTCGGCGTGATCAGCGGGATGATCGAGACCGCCGAGAACCTCGCGAAAGACTATAGCATCACCCGCGAGGAAGCCGACGCCTTCGCGGTCCGTTCACACCAGAACGCTGCCGCCGCGTGGGACGCGGGCAAGTTCGACGACCAGCTCGTCACCGTTGAAGTGCCGCAGCGCAAGGGCGACCCGCTGGTCTTCGCAAAGGATGAAGGCTTCCGTGCCGATGCCAGCATGGAATCGCTGGGCAAGCTGCGCGCGCTGGAAGGCGGCGTGGTCACCGCCGGCAACGCCAGCCAGCAAAACGATGCCGCCGCCGCGTGCCTGGTCGTGGCCGAGGACAAGCTGGAGGAACTCGGTCTCGAACCGATGTTGTGGTTCTCAGGCTACGCCGCGGCCGGCTGCGATCCCAGCCGCATGGGCATCGGGCCCGTCCCCGCGGTCGAGCGCCTCTTCGCGCGCACCGGCATGGGGTGGGACGAGATCGGCCTCATCGAGCTCAACGAGGCGTTCGCGCCGCAAGTGCTCGCTGTGCTCAAGGGGTGGGGCTGGTCGGAGGACGATTCGCGCCGCGACATCCTCAACGTCAACGGCTCGGGCATTTCGCTCGGCCATCCGATCGGCGCGACCGGCGGGCGCATCCTCGCCGACATGGCGCACGAGATGAAGCGACGCGAGGTGCGCTACGGCCTCGAGACGATGTGTATCGGCGGCGGCCAGGGCATCGCCGCGGTCTTCGAACGCGCCGCCTAG